A single window of Streptomyces griseoviridis DNA harbors:
- a CDS encoding substrate-binding domain-containing protein encodes MPEPMSRTSRRGLLLGAAAVSTGALLAGCTSNDSQDEEPAAGGQSATDDQPGKQVTIGFAGPQADHGWLNAINDNAKRRAKKYSDVTLEITEGSNDTAAQIGQIETLINKKVDVLVVLPADGKALTQVGLKAMRAGIPVVNLDRIFNSPQAYRCWIGGDNYGMGLNAGTYIGEKLKGKSDARVVELAGLDNLELTKQRTQGFDDALKNYPNIKKVARQAADFTVESGQAKMAQLLQAQSKFDALWNHDDDQGVGALRAVEQAGRDDFLMVGGAGALSAFQAIKQDNGVLKATVLYPPTMAASAIDLARALGQGKGVGGLAEYEIPTSVTLYSAVVDKDNIERYLPTGFR; translated from the coding sequence ATGCCAGAGCCGATGTCCCGCACCAGCCGCAGAGGGCTCCTCCTCGGCGCGGCCGCCGTCTCCACCGGCGCCCTCCTCGCCGGCTGCACCAGCAACGACTCCCAGGACGAGGAGCCCGCGGCCGGCGGCCAGTCCGCCACCGACGACCAGCCGGGCAAGCAGGTCACCATCGGCTTCGCGGGACCGCAGGCCGACCACGGCTGGCTCAACGCGATCAACGACAACGCCAAGCGCCGCGCCAAGAAGTACTCCGACGTCACCCTGGAGATCACCGAGGGCTCCAACGACACCGCCGCCCAGATCGGCCAGATCGAGACCCTGATCAACAAGAAGGTCGACGTCCTGGTGGTGCTGCCCGCCGACGGCAAGGCCCTCACCCAGGTCGGCCTGAAGGCGATGCGGGCCGGCATCCCCGTCGTCAACCTCGACCGGATCTTCAACTCCCCGCAGGCGTACCGCTGCTGGATCGGCGGCGACAACTACGGCATGGGCCTCAACGCCGGCACGTACATCGGCGAGAAACTCAAGGGCAAGAGCGACGCCCGGGTCGTCGAACTCGCCGGCCTCGACAACCTGGAGCTGACCAAACAGCGCACCCAGGGCTTCGACGACGCCCTCAAGAACTACCCCAACATCAAGAAGGTGGCCCGCCAGGCAGCCGACTTCACGGTCGAGTCGGGACAGGCCAAGATGGCCCAACTCCTCCAGGCGCAGTCGAAGTTCGACGCCCTGTGGAACCACGACGACGACCAGGGCGTGGGCGCGCTGCGCGCCGTCGAACAGGCGGGCCGCGACGACTTCCTGATGGTCGGCGGCGCCGGCGCGCTCTCCGCGTTCCAGGCCATCAAACAGGACAACGGCGTCCTCAAGGCCACCGTCCTCTACCCGCCGACCATGGCCGCCTCCGCCATCGACCTGGCCCGCGCGCTCGGCCAGGGCAAGGGCGTCGGCGGGCTCGCCGAGTACGAGATCCCGACCTCGGTGACGCTCTACTCCGCCGTCGTCGACAAGGACAACATCGAGCGCTACCTGCCCACCGGCTTCCGCTGA
- a CDS encoding Gfo/Idh/MocA family protein: protein MGQPQQPDGPPGERTPLRVGMVGYAFMGAAHSQGWRTAGRVFDLPRRPVLAAICGRDEAAVRAAADRHGWDSAETDWRRLIARDDIDLVDICTPGDSHAEIALAALAAGKHVLCEKPLANTVAEAEAMTAAAEAAYARGQLAMVGFNYRRVPATALARTMVEEGRLGTLRHLRVTYLQDWLVDPGFPLTWRLRREHAGSGSLGDLGAHIVDLAQFLAGEPLAGVSALTETFVRERPLPLGTTSGLSAGASAGTGAVTVDDAALFTGRFASGALASFEATRYATGRKNSLRIELNGERGSLAFDLERLNELSYHDGTEPGTHAGFRRILVTEPDHPYLDAWWPPGHGLGYEHTFVHQVRDLVHAVAEGTRPRPSFADGLQVQRVLAAVEESAEKNSVYTPVAG from the coding sequence ATGGGACAGCCGCAGCAGCCGGACGGGCCACCCGGAGAGCGGACGCCGCTGCGCGTCGGCATGGTCGGCTACGCCTTCATGGGCGCCGCCCACTCCCAGGGCTGGCGCACCGCGGGCCGGGTCTTCGACCTGCCGCGCCGGCCCGTCCTGGCCGCGATCTGCGGACGGGACGAGGCGGCGGTCCGCGCCGCGGCCGACCGGCACGGCTGGGACAGCGCCGAGACCGACTGGCGACGGCTGATCGCACGGGACGACATCGACCTCGTCGACATCTGCACCCCGGGCGACAGCCACGCCGAGATCGCCCTCGCCGCGCTGGCCGCAGGCAAGCACGTGCTGTGCGAGAAACCCCTCGCCAACACCGTCGCGGAGGCCGAGGCGATGACGGCCGCCGCCGAAGCGGCCTACGCACGCGGCCAGTTGGCGATGGTCGGCTTCAACTACCGCCGGGTGCCCGCCACCGCGCTCGCCCGCACCATGGTCGAGGAGGGCAGGCTCGGCACCCTGCGCCACCTGCGGGTGACCTACCTCCAGGACTGGCTGGTCGACCCCGGCTTCCCGCTGACCTGGCGGCTGCGCAGGGAACACGCCGGCTCCGGCTCCCTCGGCGACCTGGGCGCCCACATCGTCGACCTCGCCCAGTTCCTCGCGGGCGAACCGCTCGCCGGGGTGTCCGCGCTGACCGAGACCTTCGTACGGGAACGCCCGCTGCCCCTCGGCACCACCAGCGGCCTGAGCGCCGGGGCGTCCGCCGGGACCGGCGCGGTCACCGTCGACGACGCCGCCCTGTTCACCGGCCGCTTCGCCTCCGGCGCCCTCGCCTCATTCGAGGCCACCCGGTACGCGACCGGCCGCAAGAACTCCCTGCGCATCGAACTCAACGGCGAGCGCGGCTCGTTGGCCTTCGACCTGGAACGCCTCAACGAACTCTCCTACCACGACGGCACCGAACCCGGCACGCACGCCGGGTTCCGCCGCATCCTCGTCACCGAACCCGACCACCCCTACCTCGACGCCTGGTGGCCGCCAGGACACGGCCTCGGCTACGAGCACACCTTCGTCCACCAGGTCCGCGACCTCGTCCACGCGGTCGCCGAGGGCACCAGGCCCCGCCCCTCCTTCGCCGACGGACTCCAGGTGCAGCGCGTGCTCGCGGCCGTCGAGGAGAGCGCCGAGAAGAACTCCGTCTACACGCCCGTCGCAGGCTGA